A window of Hippoglossus stenolepis isolate QCI-W04-F060 chromosome 16, HSTE1.2, whole genome shotgun sequence contains these coding sequences:
- the LOC118123306 gene encoding cold shock domain-containing protein C2, which yields MADPGVTSPSGTPLRSPSASLTLSFPFLRERSRVWEEGKEPPLPRDLPSPLPTKRNRTYSATVRANSSPAFKGVCKNFSRSQGHGFIRPSHGGEDIFVHISDIDGEYVPVEGDEVTYKVSRVPPKNLKVQAVDVKIIHLNPGTKHETWSGQIISS from the exons ATGGCGGACCCCGGTGTCACATCTCCCTCTGGGACTCCGCTGCGTTCCCCCAGCGCCTCCCTCACACTGTCCTTCCCCTTCCTGAGGGAGAGGAGCCGGGTgtgggaggaagggaaggagcCACCTTTGCCACGGGACCTGCCCAGCCCACTGCCCACCAAACGGAATCGCACCTATTCAGC CACAGTACGTGCCAACTCAAGTCCAGCGTTTAAGGGCGTGTGTAAGAACTTCTCCAGGTCACAAGGTCACGGCTTCATCCGGCCCTCCCACGGCGGCGAAGACATCTTTGTTCACATCTCAGA CATTGACGGCGAGTACGTCCCGGTCGAGGGCGACGAGGTCACGTACAAAGTGAGCCGGGTCCCGCCCAAGAACCTGAAGGTGCAGGCGGTGGACGTGAAGATCATACATCTCAACCCAGGGACGAAACACGAGACCTGGTCCGGGCAGATCATCAGCTCGTAG
- the polr3h gene encoding DNA-directed RNA polymerase III subunit RPC8 has product MFVLVEMIDTVRIPPWNFQRQLNEAINEELNKKLANKVVYSVGLCVCLFDVTKLDDSYIFPGDGASHTKVHFRYVVFHPFLDEILVGKIKYCSQEGVHVTMGFFDDILIPPESLQQPAKFDEAEQVWLWEYETDEGAHDLYMDQGEEIRFRVTDEIFVDTSPTGPSSAEPECPPQPGEAPPAEEVVKKDAPYTLIGTICEPGLGLLSWWNN; this is encoded by the exons aTGTTCGTGCTGGTGGAGATGATCGACACGGTCAGGATCCCTCCCTGGAACTTCCAGCGACAACTGAACGAGGCCATCAACGAGGAGCTCAACAAGAAACTGGCCAACAAG GTCGTCTACAGCGTCGGCCTCTGCGTCTGCTTGTTCGACGTCACTAAGCTGGATGATTCCTATATCTTCCCCGGAGACGGAGCCTCACACACCAAAG TCCATTTCAGGTACGTCGTTTTTCACCCTTTCCTCGATGAGATCCTGGTCGGCAAGATCAAGTACTGCAGTCAGGAGGGAGTTCACG tgacgATGGGCTTCTTCGACGACATCCTCATTCCACCAGAGTCACTCCAGCAGCCGGCGAAGTT CGATGAAGCTGAGCAAGTTTGGCTTTGGGAGTACGAGACGGACGAGGGGGCCCATGACCTCTACATGGACCAGGGAGAGGAGATCCGCTTTCGTGTGACGGATGAAATCTTCGTGGACACATCGCCGACGGGCCCGTCGTCAGCAGAGCCGGAATGCCCGCCTCAACCGGGAGAGGCACCTCCGGCAGAAGAGGTGGTGAAGAAAGATGCACCGTACACTCTGATT GGAACCATCTGTGAGCCGGGCCTGGGCCTCCTGTCGTGGTGGAACAATTAG
- the LOC118123523 gene encoding aconitate hydratase, mitochondrial, translating into MASYCLTVTRLRLALGTGARRFHVSAAFSARAKVAMSRFEPGSYINYEKMHENINTVRRRLGRPLTLSEKIVYGHLDDPVGQEIGRGRTYLRLRPDRVAMQDATAQMAMLQFISSGLPKVAVPSTIHCDHLIEAQTGGPEDLQRAKEVNQEVYNFLATSAAKYGVGFWKPGSGIIHQIILENYAYPGVMLIGTDSHTPNGGGLGAICIGVGGADAVDVMAGIPWELKCPNVIGVKLTGTLSGWTSPKDVILKVAGILTVKGGTGAIVEYHGPGVDSISCTGMATICNMGAEIGATTSVFPYNHRMRTYMEKTGRGDIAPVSDQFLDDLVPDKGCEYDQVIEINLSELKPHINGPFTPDLAHPVSEIGAIAKKSGWPLEVKVGLIGSCTNSSYEDMGRAASLAKQALDKGLKCKAQFTVTPGSEQIRATIERDGYSKILNDVGGIVLANACGPCIGQWDRKDVKKGEKNTIVTSFNRNFTARNDANPATHAFVTSPEIVTAMALAGTLDFNPETDYLTSPTGEKFKLEPPTGDELPSRDFDPGQDTYQHPPAEGGSVQVDVSPSSNRLQLLEPFDRWHGKDMEDLRVLIKVKGKCTTDHISAAGPWLKFRGHLDNISNNMLIGAINIDNDAVNKIKNQLTGEFGGVPDVARDYKANGVNWVVVGDENYGEGSSREHAALEPRHLGGRAIIVKSFARIHETNLKKQGLLPLTFDDPNDYDKILPNDKITINGLKSLSPGTPLTAVIKHADGSQESISLNHTFNETQIEWFKAGSALNRMKELQ; encoded by the exons CTGGCCCTCGGAACTGGTGCGAGACGGTTTCATGTCTCCGCAGCCTTCAGCGCCAGGGCCAAGGTGGCCATGAGCCGCTTTGAGCCCGGCTCCTACATTAACTATGAGAAGATGCACGAGAACATCAACACTGTGCGCAGGAG GCTCGGCAGGCCTCTCACTCTGTCGGAGAAGATCGTGTATGGTCACCTGGATGATCCCGTGGGGCAGGAGATTGGCCGCGGACGCACATACCTGCGCCTGCGTCCGGACCGCGTGGCCATGCAGGATGCGACAGCGCAGATGGCCATGCTTCAGTTCATCAGCAGCGGTCTGCCCAAGGTGGCCGTGCCCTCCACCATCCACTGTGATCACCTGATTGAAGCTCAGACCGGAGGGCCTGAGGACCTGCAGAGGGCTAAG GAGGTCAACCAGGAGGTGTACAACTTCCTTGCAACTTCTGCAGCCAAGTATGGAGTCGGCTTCTGGAAACCAGGCTCGGGCATCATCCATCAG ATCATCCTGGAGAACTATGCCTATCCTGGAGTGATGCTGATTGGCACAGACTCCCACACTCCCAACGGCGGTGGCCTTGGAGCCATCTGTATTGGAGTGGGAGGAGCTGATGCCGTGGATGTCATGGCTGGAATCCCCTGGGAGCTCAAGTGCCCCAAT GTGATCGGAGTGAAGCTCACGGGAACCCTCTCTGGCTGGACCTCTCCGAAGGACGTCATTCTGAAGGTGGCTGGAATCCTGACTGTGAAGGGCGGCACTGGAGCCATTGTGGAGTATCATGGTCCTGGAGTGGACTCGATCTCCTGCACTG GAATGGCGACTATCTGTAACATGGGTGCTGAGATTGGAGCCACCACGTCTGTTTTTCCCTACAACCACCGCATGAGGACATACATGGAGAAAACCGGCCGTGGAG ACATCGCCCCCGTGTCTGATCAGTTCCTGGATGACCTGGTCCCAGATAAGGGCTGTGAATACGACCAGGTCATTGAGATTAACCTGAGTGAG tTGAAGCCCCATATCAACGGACCATTCACCCCTGACCTGGCCCACCCTGTGTCTGAGATCGGGGCCATAGCTAAGAAGAGCGGCTGGCCCCTGGAGGTTAAAGTGG GTCTGATCGGCAGCTGCACCAACTCAAGCTACGAGGACATGGGCAGAGCGGCGTCTCTGGCCAAGCAGGCTCTGGATAAAGGTCTGAAGTGCAAGGCCCAGTTCACCGTCACACCCGGTTCTGAGCAGATCCGCGCCACCATTGAGAGAGATGGATAC TCCAAGATCCTGAATGATGTTGGCGGAATCGTTCTGGCCAATGCTTGTGGACCCTGCATCGGACAGTGGGACAG gaagGACgtgaaaaaaggagagaagaatACCATCGTCACTTCCTTCAACAGGAACTTCACAGCCAGGAATGATGCTAACCCGGCTACTCACGCTTTTGTCACCTCTCCTGAG ATTGTCACGGCGATGGCCCTCGCTGGAACCCTCGACTTCAACCCCGAGACCGACTACCTGACCAGCCCAACCGGAGAGAAATTCAAGCTGGAACCTCCCACTGGGGACGAGCTCCCGTCCAGAGATTTCGACCCGGGACAGGACACCTACCAGCACCCTCCAGCTGAGGGCGGCTCAGTCCAg GTGGACGTGAGCCCCTCCAGTAACCGTCTGCAGCTTCTGGAGCCCTTTGACAGGTGGCATGGAAAAGACATGGAGGACTTGAGGGTCCTCATCAAG gTGAAGGGAAAGTGCACCACTGACCACATCAGTGCCGCCGGCCCCTGGCTGAAATTCCGTGGTCATCTGGACAACATCTCTAACAATATGCTGATTGGTGCCATCAACATTGATAACGATGCCGTCAACAAGATCAAGAACCAGCTGACAGGAGAGTTCGGAGGTGTTCCAGATGTGGCCCGTGACTACAAG GCCAATGGAGTGAACTGGGTGGTGGTTGGAGACGAAAACTACGGCGAGGGGTCCAGCCGAGAACATGCCGCCCTGGAGCCACGGCACCTGGGAGGACGCGCCATCATCGTCAAGAGCTTCGCCAGAATCCACG AGACCAACCTGAAGAAGCAGGGCCTGCTTCCTCTGACTTTTGACGACCCCAACGACTACGATAAAATTCTCCCCAACGACAAGATTACGATCAATGGCCTGAAATCCTTATCCCCCGGCACG CCCCTGACAGCAGTGATCAAGCACGCCGATGGCAGCCAGGAGTCCATCTCGCTGAACCACACCTTCAATGAGACGCAGATCGAGTGGTTCAAAGCCGGCTCTGCCCTCAACAGGATGAAGGAGCTCCAGTAG